DNA sequence from the Nicotiana tomentosiformis chromosome 3, ASM39032v3, whole genome shotgun sequence genome:
GACGAAGGTGGTGGAGTGGTTCAATACGGCATAACTGTTAGGTAGTGTTTGGTTGTGTTCAATAACCAAACCTCATTTTTTATCTGCATTACCAATAATAATCAGAGACGGACCCAGGATTTGAGTATGACAGGGCACCATTATCATTAGAGTGAATTACCCAAAACTTTATTAGCTAGTAAAAGAATACATATAAACTCTAGGATAGACCAGTAAATAAGCAGCATAATCCACTATATAATATAAACTTTCTAAGCAAAAAACTACAATAAAGTAAAAAGAGCTTACTCTTTGATTTCATCAGACTCCCCAATTGACCCGTGAACACAAACTTCAACTTCATTATACTCCCAAATTGACCTACGAACACAAATTTTAAAATAAGTATTCCAAAAAACAAATTCTTGCACATCCTTGCGCACACATGAACTAAACTGGAATAAACTTTAAAATGTAAAACAAGCTTAGTGGCCTTAATAGCAATTCACGACATACAAACAGTAATCTACTGTTATTCCAAAAAGAGAACTAAAGAAGGCACAACTTAaatcaaaatacaaacttcaatATTATAGAATATCTTTAATTGATACTAATATAACAAAAGTACATCATCCACTTATACTTGAACTCGACGCATTCTCATACTCTGAAAACGGTCAATAATAGCATCATTGCTTATATTTGCAAATACTTCTTTTTCAAAGTAATAAACTAAACAATCATTTTAAAAATGCATCACCAATACTAACGCAATTCATCTTTGATGTAATTCATGGATGAGAATGCTCTTTCTACCGTTGCAGTCGCGATATGTAAATTTAGAGTCAATTTTACAAGTAAATAAACAAGTGAATATGTCTCCACAAGATTTTCTTTAACCAACGCTTTTGCCAAATCACCAATTCCTTTCAAATCCGAGAATCTAGGGTCACCGTGCTTCATGTGCAATATGAAAGTGTCAAGTTGGTGACTAAGATCTCGAAACTTCAATTCACCAAAATCATCTGGATAATACTTGGCCAATGTCATTATTCTTTCCTTATCAAAATTAGCAAACGAATTAGCCGGATTCAAGCTAGCCATACCAAGAAGCAAGTTACcactaacaacatcaaaacgactgcGAAGCTCCTGAAGTTGCAAATCAATCATTGTATAAAAAAGCTCAACACGTAAGTGATGTGAATAAGTAACACTAGAAGGCCTACGCTTCGACTTTCCAGGAATAtagaattcttccatattggGCACCAAAATGTCATGTTTAGCACAAAACAAAGAGACTTCATCCATTAATGATTTCCATCCTTCATCTCTCATTTGTTGCAACCTTT
Encoded proteins:
- the LOC104106480 gene encoding uncharacterized protein, encoding MRDEGWKSLMDEVSLFCAKHDILVPNMEEFYIPGKSKRRPSSVTYSHHLRVELFYTMIDLQLQELRSRFDVVSGNLLLGMASLNPANSFANFDKERIMTLAKYYPDDFGELKFRDLSHQLDTFILHMKHGDPRFSDLKGIGDLAKALVKENLVETYSLVYLLVKLTLNLHIATATVERAFSSMNYIKDELR